A genome region from Senegalia massiliensis includes the following:
- a CDS encoding chromate transporter: protein MKDLFKFFITFFKIGIFTIGGGYAMLPLIQREVVDNNRWLTEKEFLDILAVAQSSPGAIAINTSILIGYKLNKIKGAIFCAIGVSTPSFLIILFVVKFVYGFRDNIIVEKVFKGLTPAVVGLIGASLWNLYISAKLKPILIIISILAAVFLIIFGISPVYVLLTAAFVSIAYNKLREERKE from the coding sequence TTGAAAGATCTTTTTAAGTTTTTTATCACCTTTTTTAAAATTGGTATATTTACAATAGGTGGTGGATATGCTATGTTACCTTTAATACAAAGAGAAGTAGTAGATAATAATAGGTGGCTAACTGAAAAAGAATTTTTAGATATACTTGCCGTTGCACAATCATCACCTGGTGCAATTGCTATAAATACTTCTATACTTATAGGCTATAAGTTAAATAAGATAAAAGGTGCTATTTTTTGTGCAATAGGAGTATCAACTCCTTCCTTTTTAATCATATTATTTGTAGTTAAATTTGTATACGGATTTAGGGATAATATTATAGTAGAAAAAGTATTCAAAGGTCTTACACCTGCAGTAGTAGGACTTATTGGGGCATCATTATGGAATTTATATATATCTGCTAAATTAAAACCTATATTAATCATTATATCAATATTAGCTGCTGTTTTTCTTATAATATTTGGGATTAGTCCTGTATATGTATTGTTAACTGCTGCATTTGTATCTATAGCATATAATAAATTAAGGGAAGAAAGGAAAGAATAA
- a CDS encoding L-threonylcarbamoyladenylate synthase, whose translation MNKKTIIKKSDEENALELAASILRNGGLVVIPTETVYGLGANALNTEAVKKIFKAKGRPQDNPLIVHISNINQLNYLVRDITDSAKLAIEKFWPGPLTLIMKKKDIIPDIITGGLDTVAIRMPKNNIARKIIELADIPVAAPSANISGRPSPTYINHVKEDLFGKVDMIIDGGKTDVGLESTVLDVTGKTPMILRPGDVTREDLLEVFDEVEQDKSLKDKDIVPKSPGQKYKHYSPKANMKIIRGDLEKIIKRINILDRYYGEEGLKVGILATEETKGRYENKNLFVLGSRRDPSTIASNLFLMLREFDKLDVDIIIAEAIEEKGIGSAIMNRMEKAAGYNIENV comes from the coding sequence ATGAATAAAAAAACAATCATAAAAAAATCAGATGAAGAAAATGCACTTGAATTAGCAGCTAGTATTTTGAGGAATGGTGGGTTAGTTGTTATACCTACAGAAACAGTATATGGATTAGGAGCAAATGCACTAAATACTGAAGCAGTAAAAAAAATATTCAAAGCAAAGGGAAGGCCACAGGATAATCCATTAATTGTTCATATATCAAATATAAATCAATTAAATTATTTAGTAAGAGACATAACAGATTCTGCTAAATTAGCAATAGAAAAGTTTTGGCCAGGACCTTTAACTTTAATAATGAAGAAAAAAGATATTATACCAGATATAATTACAGGAGGACTTGATACAGTTGCTATACGTATGCCTAAAAATAATATAGCTAGAAAAATAATAGAATTAGCTGATATTCCTGTTGCAGCACCTAGTGCTAATATATCAGGAAGACCAAGTCCAACATATATAAATCATGTTAAAGAAGACTTGTTTGGAAAAGTAGATATGATAATAGATGGCGGAAAAACAGATGTAGGTCTAGAATCTACTGTATTAGATGTAACTGGTAAAACTCCAATGATACTTAGACCAGGAGATGTAACTAGAGAAGACTTACTTGAAGTATTTGATGAAGTTGAACAAGATAAATCATTAAAAGATAAAGATATTGTACCTAAATCCCCAGGACAAAAATATAAACACTATTCGCCTAAGGCAAATATGAAGATAATTAGAGGAGATTTAGAAAAAATAATAAAAAGAATAAATATTTTAGATAGATATTATGGAGAAGAAGGATTAAAAGTGGGTATATTAGCAACAGAGGAAACAAAAGGAAGATATGAAAATAAAAATTTATTTGTATTGGGTTCAAGAAGAGACCCAAGTACTATAGCTTCTAACTTATTTTTAATGTTAAGAGAATTTGATAAATTAGATGTAGATATAATAATTGCAGAAGCTATAGAAGAAAAAGGTATAGGAAGTGCTATAATGAATAGGATGGAAAAAGCAGCAGGATACAATATAGAAAATGTATAG
- the prmC gene encoding peptide chain release factor N(5)-glutamine methyltransferase: MSTTVRNLLEKGFKSLSKTERKSPRLESELIVMHLLDVDKAYLYTHPNRIVNKEIIDKFEELVEKRKQGYPIQYILKNQEFMGLDFHVTEGVLVPRPDTEILIEYIIKFARKNDKEKLKILDIGTGSGAISLSLAYYIENSYIYSVDISEKAIKIARKNKKKMNLEDRVQLITKDILEGFPEIDEKMDIVVSNPPYIPSRDIDSLQIEVSKYEPRLALDGGDDGLVFYRYITEKAKEKLIYNGLLCYEIGYDQGESVKNIMKDNGYKDILILKDLQGRDRAVIGRMG, translated from the coding sequence GTGAGTACAACTGTAAGAAACCTTTTGGAAAAAGGTTTCAAATCCTTATCAAAAACAGAAAGAAAAAGTCCAAGATTAGAATCAGAGCTTATAGTAATGCATTTATTAGATGTTGATAAAGCCTATCTTTACACTCATCCAAATCGTATAGTAAATAAAGAAATTATAGATAAATTTGAAGAATTAGTTGAAAAGAGAAAACAAGGTTACCCGATACAATATATACTGAAAAATCAAGAATTTATGGGTTTGGATTTCCATGTAACAGAGGGAGTACTCGTACCAAGACCTGACACTGAAATATTAATTGAATATATAATAAAATTTGCTAGAAAAAATGACAAAGAAAAATTAAAAATATTAGATATAGGAACAGGAAGTGGTGCTATATCACTTAGTCTTGCTTACTATATAGAAAATTCATATATTTATTCTGTAGATATAAGTGAAAAAGCAATAAAAATAGCACGTAAAAATAAAAAGAAAATGAACCTTGAGGACAGAGTACAGTTAATAACTAAAGATATTTTAGAGGGATTTCCAGAGATAGACGAAAAAATGGATATAGTAGTATCAAATCCTCCCTATATTCCTTCAAGAGATATTGATAGTCTTCAAATAGAAGTATCAAAATATGAACCAAGACTTGCATTAGACGGTGGAGATGATGGGTTAGTATTTTATAGATATATAACAGAAAAAGCAAAAGAAAAACTTATATATAATGGACTTTTATGTTATGAAATAGGATATGATCAGGGTGAAAGTGTTAAAAATATAATGAAAGATAACGGATATAAAGATATATTAATATTAAAAGACCTACAAGGTAGGGATAGAGCAGTTATAGGAAGGATGGGCTAG
- the rpmE gene encoding 50S ribosomal protein L31, with protein sequence MKEGIHPEYNTVKVRCACGNEFETGSTKEDIKVEICSECHPFFTGRQKFIDKGGRVDKFKKKYGM encoded by the coding sequence GTGAAAGAAGGAATCCATCCAGAATATAATACGGTTAAAGTGCGTTGCGCATGTGGAAATGAATTTGAAACTGGTTCTACAAAAGAAGATATAAAAGTTGAAATTTGTTCAGAATGTCATCCATTCTTCACAGGACGTCAAAAGTTTATTGATAAAGGCGGACGTGTTGATAAATTCAAGAAAAAATATGGAATGTAA
- a CDS encoding metal ABC transporter solute-binding protein, Zn/Mn family, translating to MKKIFIVLTILLVVLTGCTDNNNEAQKSDKLTVAAGIPPIKGFINSIAKEKIEVVTMIPPGNSPTNYQPSPKELQKFSDSKVYFAMGVPAEESNIIPKAKDLNEDMEIIHLANNIEQDFPNRYFEEDEEHSHEEDEEHSHEEGRDPHIWLSPKRVIAIVDIITDKLIELDSENEEFYTENSEKYKAELNQIDESIKQSLEGVKSQSFIIYHPSFGYFADDYGLNMVAIEESGKEASAKRITEVIDFAKENNIKFVFYQQEFSSSQAETIAEEIGGEAIKVDPLSENYIDNMKNISEKFSEVLN from the coding sequence ATGAAGAAAATATTTATTGTTTTAACAATATTATTAGTTGTATTAACAGGTTGTACCGATAATAACAATGAAGCACAAAAAAGTGACAAGCTAACTGTAGCTGCTGGAATACCACCAATAAAAGGATTTATAAATTCTATTGCAAAAGAGAAAATAGAAGTGGTTACTATGATACCACCGGGAAACAGTCCTACAAATTATCAGCCTTCACCAAAAGAGTTACAAAAATTTAGTGACTCTAAAGTATATTTTGCTATGGGAGTACCAGCAGAAGAATCAAATATTATTCCAAAGGCAAAAGATTTAAATGAAGATATGGAAATAATCCATTTAGCAAATAATATAGAACAGGATTTTCCCAATAGATATTTTGAGGAAGATGAAGAGCATAGCCATGAAGAAGATGAAGAGCATAGCCATGAAGAAGGTAGAGATCCACATATATGGTTATCACCTAAAAGAGTTATTGCTATAGTAGATATTATAACAGATAAGTTGATAGAATTAGATTCTGAAAATGAGGAATTTTACACTGAAAATAGTGAAAAATATAAAGCAGAATTAAATCAAATAGATGAAAGTATAAAACAAAGTCTAGAAGGAGTAAAAAGTCAGTCATTTATAATTTATCATCCTTCATTTGGATATTTTGCTGATGATTATGGTCTCAATATGGTAGCAATAGAGGAATCAGGTAAGGAAGCAAGTGCTAAAAGAATAACTGAAGTAATAGATTTTGCTAAAGAAAATAATATAAAATTTGTTTTTTATCAGCAAGAATTTAGCAGTTCACAAGCAGAAACTATAGCAGAGGAAATTGGTGGGGAAGCAATAAAGGTCGATCCACTATCAGAAAATTATATTGACAATATGAAAAATATTTCAGAGAAGTTTAGTGAAGTATTAAATTAA
- a CDS encoding ZIP family metal transporter, with translation MQLINNTLIGFIVGILGTSLGAIIALLFVHDNKKILSLILSFTAGIMLSIVTFDLIYEAIELSNIKMTSFGIFVGTIIVVFMENILYKLQINKNHNKFIKSGLLMAIAIAIHNIPEGLAIGSGFMFTSDMGFKLAIIISLHNLPEGIAMATPLKISGFKGVKIIIYSILAGIPTGIGAFFGTILGGISNSFIGLCFAIAAGTMLYITCGELIPNSKDIHNNRLAPVTLCLGFIIGIIIINIL, from the coding sequence ATGCAATTAATTAATAATACTTTAATAGGTTTCATTGTAGGAATATTAGGCACCAGTTTAGGTGCAATAATTGCTTTACTTTTTGTCCATGATAATAAAAAGATACTTTCACTGATACTTAGCTTTACTGCAGGTATTATGCTTTCTATTGTAACTTTTGATCTTATTTATGAAGCAATAGAATTATCAAATATAAAAATGACTTCCTTTGGCATATTTGTTGGAACAATTATAGTAGTATTTATGGAAAATATATTATATAAATTACAGATTAATAAAAATCATAATAAATTCATTAAATCTGGATTATTAATGGCCATTGCAATTGCTATACACAATATTCCTGAAGGTCTTGCTATAGGTTCTGGTTTCATGTTTACATCTGATATGGGTTTTAAACTTGCTATTATAATATCTCTCCACAATTTACCTGAAGGTATAGCTATGGCAACTCCTTTAAAAATAAGTGGATTTAAAGGAGTAAAAATAATAATTTATTCAATACTTGCAGGAATTCCTACAGGTATTGGTGCTTTTTTTGGAACCATCTTAGGAGGTATTTCAAATTCATTTATAGGTTTATGTTTTGCTATTGCTGCAGGGACTATGCTCTATATTACATGTGGAGAACTTATCCCAAACTCTAAAGATATCCACAATAATAGACTTGCACCTGTGACTTTGTGTCTAGGTTTTATTATTGGTATTATTATAATAAATATATTATAA
- a CDS encoding chromate transporter → MISPKLFLSFFKIGLFSFGGGLAMLPFIQEELIKNRGWINPKEFIDMLAISQVTPGPIAINSATFLGFNINGVLGSAIATISVILPSFLILITIAHFLERFKNSKYVEWIFSGIRPIVLSLIASALYLVGKESILDIKGAIIAIAIFYLVGIKKISPIVGIIGAGITGILIY, encoded by the coding sequence ATGATATCACCAAAATTGTTTTTATCATTTTTTAAAATAGGTTTATTTAGTTTCGGTGGAGGGCTTGCTATGCTTCCATTTATACAAGAAGAATTGATAAAAAATAGAGGTTGGATAAATCCAAAAGAGTTTATAGATATGCTTGCTATATCACAAGTAACTCCAGGCCCTATTGCAATAAATTCAGCTACATTTCTAGGTTTTAATATAAATGGAGTATTAGGTTCAGCAATTGCAACAATTTCAGTGATACTTCCTTCATTTTTAATACTTATAACAATAGCTCACTTTCTAGAACGATTTAAAAATTCTAAATATGTAGAATGGATTTTTTCTGGAATTAGACCTATAGTATTATCGCTTATAGCATCTGCATTATATTTAGTAGGAAAAGAATCTATATTAGATATAAAGGGAGCTATTATTGCAATAGCAATATTTTATTTGGTAGGAATAAAAAAAATAAGTCCTATAGTAGGGATAATTGGGGCAGGAATAACTGGAATTTTGATATATTAA
- the prfA gene encoding peptide chain release factor 1: protein MLEKLDFLEEKYKDLNGKISDPDIINNINEWQKYVKEHAEVEPIVMKYREYKEVTEQIEESKEMLNEKLEDDFKEMVKEELNELQKNQEELQEEIKFLLIPKDPNDEKNVIVEIRAGAGGDEAGIFAGDLFRMYSRYAERQGFKVDIMSTSSQGVGGFKEIVFMIKGKGAYSRLKYESGVHRVQRVPETESGGRIHTSTSTVAVLPEVDDVEVEINMNDVRVDVYRSSGNGGQSVNTTDSAVRLTHVPTGIVVAMQDEKSQLKNKDKAFKVLKARLYEKQLSEQNKEIAEARKSQVGTGDRSERIRTYNYPQGRITDHRINMTVYKLDNFLDGDIEEMVDALITTDQAEKLKTIEK from the coding sequence ATGCTAGAAAAGTTAGATTTTCTTGAAGAAAAGTATAAAGATTTAAACGGAAAGATAAGTGATCCAGATATAATAAACAATATAAATGAATGGCAAAAGTATGTAAAAGAACATGCTGAAGTAGAGCCCATTGTAATGAAATATAGAGAATATAAAGAAGTAACAGAACAAATAGAAGAATCAAAAGAAATGTTGAATGAAAAGTTAGAAGACGATTTCAAAGAAATGGTAAAAGAAGAATTAAACGAATTACAAAAAAATCAAGAAGAATTGCAAGAAGAAATTAAATTCTTACTCATACCAAAAGATCCTAATGATGAGAAAAATGTTATAGTAGAAATTCGTGCAGGAGCTGGAGGAGACGAAGCAGGTATATTTGCAGGAGATTTGTTCCGTATGTATTCAAGATATGCTGAAAGACAAGGTTTCAAAGTAGATATTATGAGTACAAGTTCACAAGGAGTAGGTGGATTTAAAGAAATAGTATTTATGATAAAAGGTAAAGGTGCCTATTCTAGACTAAAATATGAATCAGGAGTTCATAGAGTACAAAGAGTACCAGAAACAGAATCTGGTGGAAGAATTCATACTTCAACATCTACAGTTGCAGTACTTCCTGAAGTAGATGATGTAGAAGTAGAAATAAATATGAATGATGTAAGAGTTGATGTATACCGTTCATCAGGTAATGGAGGCCAAAGTGTTAATACAACTGATTCAGCAGTAAGACTTACTCATGTTCCTACAGGAATAGTAGTAGCTATGCAGGATGAAAAATCACAGCTCAAAAATAAAGATAAGGCATTTAAAGTATTAAAAGCAAGACTTTATGAAAAACAACTTTCAGAGCAAAATAAAGAAATAGCAGAAGCTAGAAAATCACAAGTAGGTACAGGAGACAGATCAGAGAGAATTAGAACATATAATTATCCTCAAGGTAGAATAACAGACCATAGAATAAATATGACAGTATATAAATTGGATAATTTTCTAGATGGGGATATAGAAGAAATGGTAGATGCTCTTATCACAACAGATCAAGCAGAAAAACTTAAAACTATAGAAAAATAA
- the rpiB gene encoding ribose 5-phosphate isomerase B, producing the protein MKIAIGSDHGGYGLKQNIIKYLEDSGYEYNDFGTYSEDSVDYPDFGKKVSESVAKGEYDKGIVICGTGIGISIACNKVRGIRCALCSDIYSAKKAAEHNNANIIALGGRVLGQDLAQAIVEAFLSSEFEAGRHERRVNKIMDIEENML; encoded by the coding sequence ATGAAAATAGCAATAGGAAGTGACCATGGAGGATATGGATTAAAACAAAATATAATCAAGTACTTAGAAGATTCAGGTTATGAATATAATGATTTTGGAACATATTCAGAAGACTCAGTTGATTATCCTGATTTTGGTAAAAAAGTTTCAGAGTCAGTAGCAAAAGGAGAATATGATAAAGGAATAGTAATATGTGGTACAGGAATAGGTATTTCCATAGCATGTAATAAAGTTCGTGGAATAAGATGTGCATTATGTTCAGATATTTATTCAGCTAAAAAAGCAGCAGAACATAATAATGCAAATATTATAGCACTTGGTGGACGTGTACTTGGTCAAGACCTTGCACAAGCTATAGTAGAAGCTTTTCTTTCATCAGAATTTGAAGCAGGTAGACACGAAAGAAGAGTAAATAAAATTATGGATATAGAAGAAAATATGTTATAA
- the upp gene encoding uracil phosphoribosyltransferase — protein MGELFVMNHPLIKHKITFIRDKNTGPKEFRELVKEVSMLMGYEVTRNLELEDIEIETPITTTKSKVISGKKLGIVPILRAGLGMVEGMLTLLPAAKVGHVGLYRDPETLQAVEYYCKLPKDVEERTLIVTDPMLATGVSAISALEAIKKRGAKDIKLMCLIAAPEGVKAIQEAHPDVDIYLGEMDEKLNDHAYIVPGLGDAGDRLYGTK, from the coding sequence ATGGGAGAATTATTTGTAATGAACCACCCATTAATAAAGCACAAGATAACATTTATAAGAGACAAAAATACAGGACCAAAGGAATTTAGAGAACTTGTAAAAGAAGTTTCAATGCTTATGGGATATGAGGTTACAAGAAATTTAGAACTTGAAGATATAGAAATAGAAACACCAATTACTACAACAAAATCAAAAGTTATATCAGGAAAGAAATTAGGAATAGTTCCAATACTTAGAGCAGGACTTGGAATGGTAGAAGGAATGCTTACACTTCTTCCAGCAGCAAAAGTTGGTCATGTTGGTTTATATAGGGATCCTGAAACTTTACAAGCTGTAGAATATTATTGTAAATTACCAAAAGATGTAGAAGAAAGAACATTAATAGTAACAGACCCAATGCTTGCAACAGGTGTATCTGCAATATCAGCACTAGAAGCAATTAAAAAAAGAGGTGCAAAAGATATTAAATTAATGTGCCTAATAGCAGCACCGGAAGGTGTAAAAGCAATACAAGAAGCTCATCCAGATGTAGACATATATCTTGGTGAAATGGATGAAAAATTAAATGACCATGCATATATTGTACCAGGACTTGGTGATGCAGGGGATAGATTATACGGTACAAAATAA
- a CDS encoding protein tyrosine phosphatase codes for MKNILFVCTGNTCRSSMAEAMLKDMTDDGEFNIYSRGVAAIDGTDASKQAIRVLDSMGIDMRSHKAKSLTKKDVEKADIILTMTTNHKSLVLNLYPEAKNKLYTLKEYANKDININDILDEINEIYKSINQKRAHLMEQRKGEIRKLQQRKRKLLKEIERIDIELKDWERDIEGELEDQKAKITKLQSKIPSLDIKDPFGQPTSVYEKSAEEIKETLEKVVKNLKE; via the coding sequence ATGAAAAACATTCTGTTTGTATGTACAGGAAATACCTGCAGAAGTAGTATGGCAGAGGCAATGCTAAAGGATATGACTGATGACGGTGAATTCAATATATATTCAAGAGGAGTAGCTGCAATAGATGGGACGGATGCATCAAAACAAGCAATAAGAGTACTGGATAGTATGGGAATAGATATGAGAAGTCATAAAGCGAAATCTCTTACAAAAAAAGATGTAGAAAAAGCAGATATAATACTTACAATGACAACTAACCATAAATCTTTAGTACTTAACTTATATCCTGAAGCAAAAAATAAATTATATACGTTAAAAGAATATGCAAATAAAGATATAAATATAAATGATATATTAGATGAAATAAATGAAATATATAAATCTATAAATCAAAAAAGAGCACATCTAATGGAACAAAGAAAAGGTGAAATTAGGAAGTTACAACAAAGAAAAAGAAAATTATTAAAAGAAATAGAAAGAATTGATATTGAATTAAAAGACTGGGAAAGAGATATAGAAGGTGAGTTGGAAGATCAAAAAGCTAAAATAACCAAATTACAAAGTAAAATACCATCACTTGATATAAAAGACCCATTTGGACAGCCTACATCTGTATATGAAAAAAGTGCAGAGGAAATAAAAGAAACATTAGAAAAAGTAGTAAAAAATTTAAAAGAGTGA
- a CDS encoding thymidine kinase, translating to MYGPNDHGYIEAAIGPMYSGKSEELIRRLRRAKIAKQKVQVFKPAIDNRYSKVDVVSHNGDKIEGICISNSEEILELLEDDTEVVGIDEIQFLDRGIVHICRTLANRGLRVIVAGLDMDFRGEPFGPTPEILAISEFVDKLTAVCMVCGNPATRTQRLIDGKPARYDEPTILVGAKESYEARCRLHHEVKRG from the coding sequence ATGTATGGACCAAACGATCATGGATATATAGAAGCTGCAATAGGACCTATGTATAGTGGAAAAAGTGAAGAACTTATAAGAAGGCTTAGAAGAGCAAAGATAGCAAAACAAAAAGTACAAGTATTTAAACCCGCAATAGATAATAGATATTCAAAAGTTGATGTAGTATCCCATAATGGAGATAAAATAGAAGGAATTTGTATATCAAATTCTGAAGAGATATTAGAATTATTAGAAGATGATACAGAAGTAGTAGGAATAGATGAAATTCAATTTTTAGATAGAGGAATAGTACATATTTGTAGAACACTTGCAAATAGAGGACTTAGAGTAATAGTTGCAGGACTTGATATGGATTTTAGAGGGGAACCATTTGGGCCTACACCAGAAATATTAGCTATATCAGAATTTGTGGACAAACTTACAGCAGTATGTATGGTTTGTGGAAATCCTGCAACAAGAACTCAAAGATTAATAGATGGGAAACCTGCAAGATATGATGAACCGACAATACTTGTAGGAGCAAAAGAAAGTTATGAAGCAAGATGTAGACTCCATCATGAAGTAAAACGTGGGTAA